The Lujinxingia litoralis sequence CGCTCCATCCAATTGCCCCGGACCACCTCCCCGCTCTTCAGCGTGATCTCCCGGTAACTCGCCCAGTCATTGCGATGATGGGGCTCGCGGTCGAGCTCAAAGGGCTCCAGCCCCTGACGCCGGGCGGCGGCCTCATCGCTGACGGTGGCCGCGATCATCTGATTGTAGGTGTTGGCCAGGTACACAAAGTGGGTGTCGGGGCTGGGAGCTTTGAGGCGGTCGCCGCTGAAGGCCGCAAACACGGCCAGCGCGAGCAAAAAAATCCCTACCATCCACTGCCAGCGCACCGGCCGGGAGGGCGTCGTATTGTTTGAAGTCATCGTCATAAACCCATTGGCGAGGCTGCGTTGCTTACATCGGTGTTTGGCGCCGCGGACCATACACCTGCCCGGCGGCGCGCCACAATGCCGGCGAACTCCCGGCCGAAGGGGAGCGCGTCAAGCCGCGTTGGCCCGGAATCGGTTGCAATGTCGCTCGCGCTCCGTTGTAGTAGGGGACCAACCTAGCCATGCAAGCTCCAGGATCTCACCCCTCTCTTCACGCCAGGGATCTGCCCGTGGTACGCGCCTACCTCACCCCTCTCTTCGCCCTGCTTCTAAAGCTCTCGGCCCTGGGCCTGCTCATCAGCGCCTGCGCCAGCGTGGAGCCCGACTGGGGCATGGACGCCGGCCCCGATGACGAGCTCGACGCCGGTGCCGCCGACGCCGACGCCGACGCTGGGGCCGACGCCGCCCCTGATGCCGAGGTCGATGCCGATAGCGGCCCCGACGTGGCCGATGCGCACCTCGACCCGGATACCGATACCGACCCGCGGCCCTGCGGCGGCCTCTGCCGGGAGAACGAGCAATGCCGCGAGGAGGTCTGCGTCGATCTCTGCGACGAGGCCGGCCTCCAGTGTGGCGAACACACCCGGCTCGGTCAGGCGATCGACTGCGGCAGCTGTGACTTCGGGGCCTGCCAGGAAGGCCTCTGCGTGGACGTCTGCGCTCAGCTGGGCGCGGAGTGCGGCCAGGTCCACGTGGATGGCAGCGCCTACACCTGCTCCAGCTGCGCCGGCGGGGAGTTCTGCTCGCCAAATCAGCTCTGCGTGCTCCACCAGGGCTTTCTCGACCTGGCGGTGGGCTCGGAGCATACCTGCGGGCTGCGCCCCGATGGCAGCGTGCGCTGCTGGGGCCGGGGCGACCTGGGCCAGCTGGGCAACCGATCCTACAGCCCCAGCCCCAACACCGCGGCGGTGTTCGCGATGAGCAACGCCACCGCCCTGAGCGCGCGCACCGACCATACCTGCGCGCTCAAGAGCGACGGGCGCGTGAGCTGCTGGGGCAAAAACGACAAAGGTCAGCTGGGCACCGGCAGCACCTCGGCCCGGGAGTATCAGCCGCTGGCGGTGAGCGACCTGCTCAACGTCACGGCGGTGGGCGCCGGCGGCAACCACAGCTGCGCGCGCACCCAGGTGGGGCTGGTGCGCTGCTGGGGCTACAACGCCCAGGGCCAGCTCGGCGGCAACACCACCACCGCCACCCTGGACAAGGTCACCGTGCAGGCCGAGGGCGGTGGACACTTCGATCAGGTGCTCGACGTCGGCACGGGCAACCTGCACGCCTGCGCGCTGCGCACCGACGGCCAGGTGTTTTGCTGGGGCATCAACAGCAAGCAGCAGCTGGGCATCAGCGGCACCCAGGCCGCGACCACCCCGCGGCAGGTCTTTAACCTGCCGGCGACGCGCCAGCTCCGCGCCGGCTTCGACCACACCTGCGCACTGACCCTCCAGGGGCAGGTCTACTGCTGGGGCAGCAACAGCCAGGGGCAGCTCGGCCGGGGCACGACCTCTACCAGTGGGCTGGCCCAGCAGGTGACTCTGCCGGCGGCCGCCGTCGACGTGGCCGCCGGCTGGACGCATACCTGCGCGGCGCTGATCGACGGACGCGTGTACTGCTGGGGCCAGAACCAACGCGCCCAGCTGGGCCAGGCCTCCACCCTCACGCTGAGCGCCACCCCGCGAGAGGTGTCCGGCGTCAGCGACGCCTACCGGGTGGGCGCCGGCCGCTACCACAGCTGCGCGCTGACCACCGCCGGCGACGCCTGGTGCTGGGGGGCCAACGACAACGGCCAGCTCGGCGACGGGACCTACGGCGACGCCAACAACGAGCGCGTTGCCCCGGTGCGGGTCGCGCTCTAACGCCGGTGGGCGCCCTGCGTACGTGATCCACGTGGAGGAGACGCCCCCCTTAACTCCCCCCATCTGGCGAGTCTCTGCGGCGCAGGTGGCGCCGCCGGGGCTTTGGATCTACGATGCCCGCGCAGCTTCTCCCTTGCCCGCGCGCTAACGCCCCACCGGGCCGCTCGCCACCCCTGTTGATCCACCGCTGAGATGTGCGATGTACCTGTACGCCCCCCGACTCGCCAGTGCCCCCCTTGCCCTGCTGATATGCTGCGCCCTGAGCGCCTGTGGTGAAAAGGGGAGCGACACCGCCGCCCCCGCCACCACCCCGGACGTGGAGCTCGAAGAAGACACCGGCCCCGACGCCACCGAAGACACCGGCCCCGAAGACACCACCCCGGCCGGCCCGCCCAACCTCGACACCTCGCCACTCTCCATCGCCTTTAGCGACGTGCGCCTGGGCGAGGAGCAGAGCGCCATCATCACCATCCGCAACACCGGGGAGAGCCCCCTGGCCGTGACCCAGCTGCGAATTGAACACTTCCAGCTCCGCGGCTCCGTCCCCCAGTTTCGCCCTGGCGAGGGCTGGGAGCAGGGCTTTACCCTGGCGCCCAACACCTACCGCGACGTGGTCGTGCGCTGGGTCCCCACGCTCTACACCGGCATCAGCGGTCGGGTGATCATCGGCAGCGACGATCCCGACACCCCGGAGCTGATCATCCCCCTGCAGGCCACCAGCGCCTACCCGGTGGCCGAGGCTCCCCGACGCATCAACTTCGGCACGGTGCCCCCCGGGCAGACAGCACACCAGCGGGTGACGATCTACAACCGCGGTCTGGACCCGCTCAACATCACCGGCTTTGCCTCCACCGGCGATCCGGAGTTCGCCGCCCAGTTCAGCGGGCGCGCCATCGAGCCGCCCGTCCCGGCCTTCCTTCAGCATAATGACAAGATCGAGGTCGAGCTCAGCTTCACCGCCTCCTCCGACGAGCTCGTCACCGGGGCGATCTCAATGCTGGCCAACCTCCCCGAGGAGCCCGACATCGTGTTTGATGTGCAGGCCAACGGCCCCACGCCCTGCATCCAGACCGATGGCGACGTGGATTTCGGCGAGTTCGTCACCGGCACCACCGCCACCAAAGAACTCTTGATCGCCAACTGCAGCCGCAACCGCTCGCTGACCCTGAGCCAGGTGGAGCTTCTCAACGACGCCGGCGGGGTCTTTGAACTGGTCGAGACCCCGGCGCTCCCCTGGAGCCTGGGCATCGCCCAGTCGGGTACGCTGCAGCTGCGCGCGACCCTGCCCACCGAGCAGGAGGCCGTGGGCCAGCTGAAACTGGTCAGCGACGATCCCACACAGAGCGAGGTCGTGCTCCAGCTGCGCGCACGCCCCACCGACCCCCTCTAAGTTCCCTCTGGCGGGCGCGCGCTCACGCGCCCGCCAGCTTGCAGCAAAGCTCTTCGGAGTCGTGGCGCGGGCTCCCCGGCACCACGACTCACCCTCCCCCCAGGCCCTCCAGGTCCCCGATGCGCGCTCCCCTCCTGCTCCCCCTCGCCACGTCCACGCTTCTGGCCACCTCCCTCCTCACGTCCTGCTCGCAGCCGGCGCCCGAAGAGCCGCTGATCGTCGTCGAAGAACTCCCCCTCTACGACTTTGAGAGCGCCGCCCCCTGGTACCCCTGCCCCGAGGCCCCCCTCGACGAGCGCGTGGTCGTGGTGGAGGCCCTCTCCGGGGTCGACCAGTACTTTGGCGAGGAGAACCGCCGCAGCGTCCGGGCGCCGGTCACCTTTCCTCAGGGCGACTGGCAGCAGGTGGGGCTGCGCTTTGAGCTGGAGTGTCCCGAAAACGGACTCTGCGACCACTGGGACCGCACCGGCAGCCTGGGGCTAATCCTCAACCCCGACGCCCCCGAGGCCGACCAGCACGAGGTCGAGCTCTTGCGCCACATCACCCCCTACCGCCGGGGCATGTGCCAGTACGTCGACCTCACCCCTCTGGCCGGACTGCTCACCGGGGAGCGGGCCCTGCACAGCTTCATCGACACCTGGGTCGGGCCCGGCCACGACCAGGGCGAGGGCTGGCGGGTGAGCGCGCGCTTTGAGTTTAGCCCGGGTTATGCGGAGCAGGCCGACCAGGTGATCCCCCTGATCGGCCGGCGCAACATCACCGTGGGCGAAGCCGACCCGAGCGTGGACGACCAGCTTGAGGCGATGCGCTTTGAACTGCCCGAGACCTTCAGCCGGGTCGAAGCTCACCTGACCACCACCGGGCACAGCTTTGGCAACACGCTCAACTGCGCGGAGTTCTGCCCGATGCGCCACGATCTGCTCGTCAACGCGCAGAGCTTCTCGATCAACCCCTGGCGCGCAGACTGCGCGCAGAACCCGGTGTCGCCTCAGGCCGGCACCTGGCAGTACCCGCGCAACGGCTGGTGCCCGGGCGCGGTCACCGTGGGCGATCGGGTCGACATCACCGCCGCGGTCCAGCCTGGCGAAAACCAGCTCGATCTCGACATCCTGCTGGCCGACGGCAGCGAGTACACCAACACCTCGCCAGTCGATCTCCTCCCCTCCACCGCGGTGGCGCTCAAACTCTACGTCTGGCACTGAGACGCTCCCTCCTCTCCGACGCCCGGGCCCCCTCCCCCACGCAGCGCCGGGGGGGCGGCGCCGCGTGCGACAATTCGCCCGGTTGTTTCCGACTCGCCACGACCTCATGTTCACCGCCGTGGTTGCCCGCGCGCGGCAACCGATGAGTCCCCCATGGCGATGAGACCTCTGTGCGTTATCCCCTCCTCTACAGCCTCCTTTTCACAACCACCCTCGGGGCCCTTTCGGGGGGCTGCGTGCACAGCGAGTACGACGAGGGCGCGAGCCTCCCGGTGCGCTTTTCCAGCCAGCTCGACGCGGCCGACACCGAGGCCATCCCCGGGGAGCTCGCGCTGGTCTTTGACCACCTGGAACTCCTCCCCTGCGACGCCTCGCCAGCCCGGGGCCTGGCGCGCCTGACCCGCTGGCTCCTCCCCGAGGCCCACGCCGCGCACCTGCCCGAAGCCCCCCACCGCCTCCTCGGCGCCCGCGCCTGGACCATCGCCCGCGCCGGTGAACTCGCCGCGCCCCTGGAGGCCGGCACCCTCTACCCGCCCCTTCGCGACTACTGCGGGGTGCGCGTGGGCTTTTACTCGGCGCTCCCCGATAGCCCCGCCCTCCAGGAGGGCATGGCCCAGGGAGAGAGCTTTTACCTGCACACCGGCGCGCTGCTCGCCAGCCCGGTCGAGCTCCGCTCCAGCCTGGGCTTTGACGTGACCCTCTACGACGACCAGGCCCTCTCCCGCGAGCGCCTGAGCTCTGGCGAGCCTGCCCTGGAAGTCCACCTGGACCTCTCGGAGTTCGCCCGGCGGCTCCGCGCCCTTCCGCCCGAATTCGGCGACCGCGAGGTCGCCGAAATCCTCTCGCAAACCATCCAGATCGCGATTCCTACCCCCTCGATTCAGGAGCTTTGAGCATGATCCTCAAACCCGTACACGCCCTCCTCTGCGCCTCGCTGACCCTGCCCCTGCTGGCCTGCGGCGCCACCGAAGACGACGCCCCCGCCGAACAGGACGTCACCCTGCGCTTTGCCGCCCAGGTCGGTGAGGAAGCCTTCGCCTGCGGCCAGAGCTACCAGGGGCTGGGCACCACCGCGACCACCTTTGAGCCCCACGACTTCCGCCTCTACGTCAGCGAAATCGAAGTGCAGCACGCCTCTGGCGAGTGGGAGGCCCTGGCGCTGGAGCAGGACGGCCGCTGGCAGCACGAGAACCTGGCGCTCCTCGACTTTGAAGACGCCAGCGGCGCCTGCCAGAACGGCACCGCGGAGCTGCGCGACATCGTGGTGGGCCGCGCCGGCGAAGGGGAACTCACCGGCGTGCGCCTGACCCTGGGCGTGCCCTTTGAGCTCAACCACATCGACGCGGCCACCGCCCCCAGCCCCCTGAACGTGACCGGGATGTTCTGGAACTGGCTGGGCGGCTATAAGTTCGTGCGCATCGAAGGCGCGACCACCGGCCTGACCACCGGGTGGCAATTCCACCTGGGCAGCACCGAGTGCGAACCCGCCGAAGGCGGCGGCGCGACCGCCTGCGCCCGGGAAAACCGGGTCACGGTCACGTTTGAAGACATCTCCTTGAGCGACGACGTGATCGTGTTCGACCTTGCCGAGCTGGTCGGCCAGACCAACCTTGATCAGAAGACCGAAAACACGCCCAGCGGCTGCATGTCGGGCCCCAACGATCCCGACTGCGCCGCGATCTTCTCCGTCCTGGGTCTGCCCCACGGCGACACCACCCCCGAAGGCGGCAACTTTGTGCGACTTCAAAGCAACTGATCGCCCCGGAGCCCCCACCCCCCGGTGGGGGGCCCGGCTCCTGCTCGGCCTACTCACGGCCCTGGGTGCCTGCGCCGAAAGCGCCGCGCCCGAGGCCGGGGGCCTCCCCGTGCCGGAACACTTCCCGGCGCCGCGCATCCCGGAGTCCAATCCCTGGACGACCGCGAAGGCCGAGCTGGGGCGCGCCCTCTTTTATGATACGCGCCTCTCGGGCAATGGGACCCAGTCCTGTGCGAGCTGCCACCCCCAGGAAGACGGGTTCGTCGACCGCCTCCCCCGGGCCCTGGGCTCCACCGGCGAACACCACCCCCGGCGGAGCATGCCCCTGGCCAACGTGGCCTGGAACCCGACCTACAACTGGGCCAACCCCCTGGTCACCACGCTCGAAGAGCAGGCGCTCACGCCCCTCTTTGGCGAACACCCGGTGGAGCTGGGACTGGCCGGGCGCGAAGACGAGATGCTGGAGCGCTTTGCCGCCGAGCCCTGGTATCAGACGCGCTTTGAGCAGGCCTTCCCCGACGATCCGGAGCCGATCTCGGTGCGCAACATCACCTACGCGCTCGCCAGCTTTGAACGCACCCTGATCTCGGCCGACAGCCCCTACGACCGCTACATGTACCAGGGCGATGGGAGCGACTTCTCCGATGCCGCTCGCCGCGGTATGCAGCTCTTCTTCTCGGAGCGCCTGGAGTGCTTTCACTGCCACGGGGGCTTCAACTTCTCCGACGCCGTCGACCACCAGAATCTGGCGTTCTCCAGCCAGCCCTTTCACGTCACCGGGCTCTACAACATCGACGGCCAGGGCGGCTACCCGGCGCCCAACACCGGGGTCCACGAGGTCACCGGCCGCCCCGAAGACATGGGGCGCTTTAAAGCGCCGAGCCTGCGCAACGTGGCGGTGCGCGCGCCCTACATGCACGATGGCAGCGTGGCCGATCTCGACGCCGTCATCGACCACTACGCCGCCGGCGGTCGCACCATCTCCCAAGGCCCCCTGGCCGGCGACGGCTCCCGCAACCCCAACAAAAGCATCTTCGTGCCGGGATTCCTGATCAGTAACTCGGAGCGCAACGACCTCAAGGCCTTTTTGCACAGCCTCACCGATGAGACCTTCCTGAGCGACCCGGCCCTGGGTCCCCCGGCCGACCTCCCCCCCTTTGAGCGCGCTGAGAGCGCGGATTGATGTCATGAAGTACACCTCCTCTTCGACCCTCCTGGTCCTGCTCGCCACCCTGAGCCTGGTCAGCGTTATCGCGCCCGCCCCCCGGGCCAATGCCTGCTCGCTGCACAGCTCCACGCCCCCGATGCACCTCCAGAGCACCCCGCCCCCGGAGAGCGCGGCCGAGCCCGAGCCCGAGGCCCCGGCAAACGCCGAGCTCGCCGCGCCCCCGACCGGGACTGAAGCGGAGGCCGAGGCCCCGCCGGAGAGCGGGGCCGAGCCCCTTGCCGGGCCCGCTTCAGAGGCCGAGGCGCCCCGCTGGTCCCTGGCCCGGAGCCTGCAGCTGGGGCTGAGCGCCCGCACCCGAAACCTGCGCTTTGGCGACGAGGAGCGGGGCCACGCGGAGCTCTCCGAATACACACTCCTGCTGGGTGCCCGGGTGCAACTCCCCGGCCCGGTGGGCGTGGGCCTGAGCCTGCCCCTGGCCCGACGCGGGCTGAGCCTGCCCAACGGCGCCCGGGAGCGTACCTCGGGCCTGGGAGATGTGGGCCTGCAGGCCGATCTGGCGCTGCAAACGCTCTGGGAGCTGCCCTTTCGCGCTGAACTCCAGCTGGGCCTGCTCCTGCCCACCGCCCCGATGAGCACCCGCGGCGATGGCGAGTACCTGCACCCCGATGTGCAGCCGGGCGCCGGGGTCTTTGCCCCCCGCGCCGGCCTGCTGCTGGGCGCCCGGGCCGCCCGGCGCGTGGATCTCTTGCTCCAAACCGATGTCATCTGGGCCCCCGAAAGCCCCGACGGCGTGCAGCGCTCGGCAACGCTGCGAGTGGACCCGGCCCTCTACCTGCAAACCCTCCCCGACCTCCGGCTGGCGCTGGCCCTCCCCCTGCGCCACGAGTGGGAGGCCCGCAGCTCCGGCCAGCTCGAAGCCCTCACCGGCGGCACCCTCCTGAGCGTGGAGCCTCGCCTCAGCTGGTCGATGACCCGCCAGCTCACCCTGCTCGGGGGCGTGAGCATCCCGGTGGTCCAGGCCCTGCGCGGCGGCGCCCGCGAGCGCGTCAGCGCCTTTGCCGCCATCCAGTTCCTCCCCTCGTTTTAAGCGCGCCCCGGCCAGGAATCGCTCCTGTACCGCGATCCGTGCTTTTTCCTGGCCAACACCCGCCTTGATTCTGACAGGTTTGGCTTGGCCAGGCACCATTGTCATAAGGGTGGCTTGATTGTCAGGGGGGCAGAATACCCCGTCCAGGTCAACACGCTCCAAAGCGCCCACTCGGTTGAACCTGGGCACCAATGTCTTGCGCTCGCCGGTCACATCCTCTGGATACTGAATCCATTTCGGACAACCGAGAGCATCATAAGAGGTGTGGCTTTAATATTCAAAACAACCACTAAACTGCCGACTGAACGGCTCTTTCATCTAAAACACCCATTCAGCTTAACAATCCTTTCAAACATAAACAACAATCTCATAAAACACTAACCTCATTTCAAAACCGGGGTGTTTGGCCTTGCATGAAATTATGCATTTCAAACATTCCATCTTCACCAATCCCCCAGCAATGCACTTCGCCCCTTACATTTAAGGCGCAAGAATACTTGCTCTCTGGAGCAATTTCGACACTTATAAATTGGCCACTGGGTGAATCCAAGATTCCACCAGTCTCACTTCCCCAGCATTGGATACGTTTTTCGCTATCAATTGCACAGCCATGCATTGCGCCGACTGCCACATCTTGAAATACACCTGGAACTGCAGCCGTCAACACATCGTTTCCGTCTACAATATTTTCATTCCCCCAACACGACAACTCACCACTCGCCAACACGCCACATGTGACGGTATACCCGCCATCAATTTGCATAAAACTTTCATCAGGAACTTCTATTTGGCCATGACGGTTAAGCCCCCAACACACGACTTCAGACTCCCCGTTAATTGCACATATATGAAAATATCCCGTTTCTAGCCGTTCGGCACGAAAGTCGGGCACGCTCATTTGACCTTCATCTATATAATTAAGATGAGAAACCTTCCAACATTCTGGTTGCCGACTTAGCTCCGATATTCCACACCCATGATATCCACCCAAAACAACACTATGTAACTGCTTTCGTCTTGTCGTCGACTCCGCGCTCCATGGATCGGTTCCTCTACAAATCACTTGGCCCGACTCTTCTACAACGCACATCGCAGACATTCCAATTGCGATCTCGCGCAACCTTCCTCGCGGCGCAATATTTAACCCCCAATAAGGCACTCCCCAACAAAACCCTAGTTTTGTATTACTTTCAATTGCGCACGAGGCATTTTGCCCAACATGGATGGAGTCGAACCGCCCTATTCCGGGCTCACGCTGGCGTATTGAATCGATATCGCCATAAAAACGACCCCAGCATGTGACGTCGCCAGACTCTCTGACACCACATGTTTGAAAATGAGACACACCAGAAATCGAGTTAAATTGACCTGAAGGAGCCTCCGCCTGGTTAAAATCAAGAACACCCTCATTAAGCCCCCAACAGCGCACTAAACCTCCCGTCGTGAGGCCACATGTGTGAAAAAATCCTATTGCAATTTCGGTGAACCGAGAATCTTCGGGCACATTTAACTGACCCACGTCGTTCAATCCCCAACAAAGCATTCGATTTCTATTATCTAATGCACAACTATGAAATGTACCTGCACGAACAGCCTTAAATTTACCAAAGGGAGGTTTAGTCTGCCCATAATCCCATAGCATTTCCCCGTCGGAAACTCCCCAACACTCTATGGTTTCGTTCAAACGAATCGCACAGGAATGACGCCATCCCGCACTTACCGACCCAAACTGCCCCGAAGGCGCCTCTGCCTGACCATAGTCATTATTACCCCAGCAGCTAATCTCTCCGCTCTCACTGAGTGCGCATGCGTGGGAGTCTCCAACACTAACCGACTCAAATCCAAATGGATTTTCAATATCGATTGGATAATGTTCATTTTCTCCCCAACATTTCAACAAACCTTCAATCGTCAATCCACAAGTATGAAGTCGACCAGCACTAAGTGATTGAAACTTGTCCGCAGGCGGAGTTGCCTGACCTACATCGTACTTTTCGGGTTCAAACACCCAACACTCTACCAGCCCATCATGACGAAGCGCACAGGTGTGTTGGTCGCCGTTAGTTATCTGCTTATACAACCCATTAATCGCTGCACTTTCGGTACTATTTTGAAAAAATAATGTTGGAATGTGAGAGCATGCGCTTGCACACAGCACTACAAGCACCACTCCGCACATATAAAACCACCACCAATTTTCAAAACACCTTTTCCCTATAGACTTTTCGCTCAATTCATTCGACGGAATGGCACCCATTGACCTTCCTTTGAACGAGTCCCTGACTGACCACGATAAACCGTAATTCCAACCTCTCCAGCAACCCCCATCACTGCCTTGTTGGTGTCTCCGTCAAAATGCTCTAATTCCATTCGATAAATTTGCTCAACCCGCTTCGAAATATCCCCATCTCCACTCAAAAAGTCCTCTGCGCGACTTGAAACCTCAAGACGATATATATACTCATCCGTCAACACATAATGAATATCAACACTTTGTTGAATTGCGTCTGATACGCCCCCGCCTGCGTCCTGAGCTTGGTCGGTATGCAATAGCATCATCGTTAGATCTGGGTAGCTTGGATGCGACTGCCCGTGTTCTGAAACGTGAGAGTGATAAGATCCGCGTAACATTTGCTCGGGCTCACGAGATCCAGTTCGGAGATTAGATATACGCAGGTCGTTCCATTGTCCGCTCAACGGAAGTACAGATAAATACCTTTTAAAAGGTATGGGTGACCTTCCGCTCTCTGCAAGCAGTTCAACTATCTGCCAAGGACTAGGAGCTGTAGTCGCGTCGAACTCTTCACGGCTTCTCAATTGTTCTGACTGATCATACTGGCTAACTAGCCATCGTTCTTGCGTTTGGTAAGGCAATGGAATTGTCTCCCCCTCAATTCCAATCAGTCCCGTTGCCTCAATCCCTTTCCCCGATGCTTCTGTCGCATGTTGTTGCATTGCATCTATCGTTTCTGCTCGTTCAAAAACAATGTCGGTCGCTTGATCGACCGTTTCGATCGCAGCTTGTACGGCATTTTCGAACTCCTCCCCCTCCATCCCCCCCGGATCCACCAACCGCACCGGATTCCCCCGCACATACGCATACACATTCACCCCATCCACCATCCCCGCCGGATCCGGCGCTGTCCAGCGGCAGAGCCACGGCGAGTAGTAGCGCGCGCCGTGGTAGTAGAGGCCGGATTCTTCGTCGCGCTCTTTGCCCGTAAAACGATAACGCTTCTTCGCATACGACCCGAACGACGACTCCCCATAAGGCCGATACTCCTCCCGGCTGATTAGCCCGCCCGTCTCGCTGACCACCACGCTCGACGAGCCCAGGTGGTCGCCCAGCTCATAGCGCACCGCCGGCTTCTGCGCGTTGAATATATCCGGCCCCACTCGCCGACTCGCCACCCGNCCCAACTCGCCGCGCGCCGTCGTGTCTACGAGGCCGCGAAACGCCGCCATCCCCAGCGTTGGACCGGTGCAGTCCGCTGTTGGGAGTCCCCGGCTGAGGTGTATCTGAACCCCTCAAAACTCACGCGCTCCAGGCTCGAGATGGAGGGCTGTGCGTAGTTCGATGAGGCGGCAACTATGTTGACACTCACCGCTGGAGCCTGGCGATTTGAGCATCTTTGCGCTCAATCTCTTCTTTCGGGCGGCTCTTCAGCCCGTTTTCACCCGCATCCAGGAAGGTCTCGTACCACTGCTCAATCTCGCTGGGCTTTAGGTCGTACTGGCGCGCAGCCTCGTTCACCGTGGTCTCCCCGCGGATAAT is a genomic window containing:
- a CDS encoding helix-turn-helix domain-containing protein; this encodes MSEELPEDIKRWTSKRRTALVLQIIRGETTVNEAARQYDLKPSEIEQWYETFLDAGENGLKSRPKEEIERKDAQIARLQR